In Anaerolineae bacterium, the genomic window ATCGGGAGAAGCCTTTGCCAAATGCGTTCGATATGCTGGGATGCGGGTGAGGATGGCCGGAAGATGGTAACTGGCAATCCCCGGGTGATTGCTTCGCTCACTGATGGATCAAAGGGAATGCTTCCTACCACCTCAATGTCGTGTTCAGCGCAGAACGATTCGATCTGAGCAGCGCCCTGAGGATGAATGTCCGCCTTGTTGATGCAGACGAGCGTGGGGATGTGGAAGTGAGCGGTCAGTTCGAGGACGAGATGAAGGTCATGAATTCCTGCGACGGATGGTTCCGCGACGATGAGTGCCAGGTCCGCACCGGATACCGCTGAGATCGCCGGACAGCCGATCCCAGGAGGGCCGTCCACGATCAGCAGGTCGTAGCCGGCATTCTCCGCGTGGCGCAGTGCCTGTTGCTTGACCAAACTCACCAGCTTGCCGGAGTTCTCCTGTGCCGGCCGCAGGGCGGCGTGGAACAACGGACCATACGGAGTTTCGGAATAAAACCACTGGCCGGCTAACTGCGGCACCATCCGAATGGCCTGGACAGGGCATTGGTAAAAGCAAGCGGCGCATCCCTCGCAGGCAAGAGGATCCACGCGATAATAGAAGACGCTGTCCCCCTGGGCCGGCGGACCAAGCACC contains:
- a CDS encoding ATP-binding protein, with the translated sequence GTGKTSLVASFAHLASHHSPRARAVFADADVDAANLELVLAPDPRESHEFWGKSIAEIDPHRCEGCGICHNVCRFDAVLGPPAQGDSVFYYRVDPLACEGCAACFYQCPVQAIRMVPQLAGQWFYSETPYGPLFHAALRPAQENSGKLVSLVKQQALRHAENAGYDLLIVDGPPGIGCPAISAVSGADLALIVAEPSVAGIHDLHLVLELTAHFHIPTLVCINKADIHPQGAAQIESFCAEHDIEVVGSIPFDPSVSEAITRGLPVTIFRPSSPASQHIERIWQRLLPML